AACACTTTTTGTTGGTTGGGTTGTGGCCACCGATATATATCCTCATTTTTCCTGCAAAAGAAAAAATTAGCTTAATgttataagttatatatttgAAACCTAATTCTATAGGTTTGTCGTTTTATTTGCAAACATTAGCTATTAGATATTAAAGAGAACTATGCCCATGTAAGGAAAACGCTTGATGTGTACTAATCATGATCATTGAGGCATTGGGAAATCCATACTCGATACTCCAGATGTTCCGATTACTTACTATCTCTACACACCTTGACTATCTAATAGTAAAACTTGAGGTTACAGAACATAACAGGTCATTTAGTTCTTTGATGCACATCGAAAAAGACGTATAACTTTACACAgcggttgactgtgtggctttgaagttgggcgtcgctctctctgtggTCGTCAAAGGAATTTTTGTGCTGACCTGTGACTGGTTAAGATTTTTCTtttgagctgccttcagtttcactatgaaatagtccaggggtgtagagatcgtaagtggtTGGAACCCCTTAAGTATCGATGATATGGGAAATCCAGATTGAATATCAACTGCTGATTAATGATATTGACATGGCTAAAAAGGTAGAGATACACGTCTTAACCATGTGCAGATTGTGAGTAACTATAAACAAGACTAACCTTTTTCGACGATAAAAGACTTCCCTGTCCAAACAGCCATGTCATGTGGATCTATGTCAAGACTGATATTTAACTTGTcttgtttctttataaaaactCTTTTAAACGCAACAAGTTGTATTTTAGGCATCTTCATTTTTGTCGTAATCCACTCCaaaatatatctgtataacCTGTTGTAGGACAATGAAACACACAATGATAATTAAGTTCATACAATTTAGGTATTATTCTCATATCAATTCATATGTAGATGAATCATTTAAGGGATGGTATTGAAAACATTCTGATGTTTGTTTTAAGGTTAAATAGTTTTCAGCGAAATCAATATGCAAATTTACgtttttctttttgtaaatCAAAGTATGACCATTTATACAAGTTAATTTGACTCATTTCTCCATGTATAACTTTGGAGTTTCTCGTATTTGGTGTCGCGACGTAAAATGGCACCatgatcatatatatacatgaacggTACAGTAAAAACTTGGAGGAAACATTCGAATTATCAGACCTAGCACCTACGCCAGTAACTATATGGTATATTTTTACCTTTTGggatttaaataattttgtttagaAAATCATTTATAGAGAAAATGGAGCGATGCTCTCATTTTTAATTAGAAAAGTGTTACAGGGCTATTATACATGCATTACATTACCCGTTTACCCTTGAAATagtataatgaactgttccaactTTAGGCTTGGAAGATTTCAAATGAGTCTTAAGGGGTAAATGATTTAAAGAACGTCTTACCTCATCCCCATCATAAGCTCCAGTGTTCCCTACCTCCACCCTCACATCAATGTGTTGACCGGCCTGGATGAGAGGTGAAAGCCAGGCGTCATAGTAATGGAATTGGGTGTAGGACAGTCCGTACCCGAACGGATAGAGTGGGTCTCCCTTGAAATAGCGGTATGTCCTTCCCTCCATTGTATAGTTGGTCATGGACGGAACCTTTGGAGTCCAATATACATGTGCCACTTTGTAAAATCGAGTTATTCTTATTTGGCCACGATTAACATAAATCTaacttttacaattttttgCGTGTTTTAACTTAAATCGTATGTCCTCCGTATTGATGATATTATAATTAGAAGGTGTTTCTCATTTTCAAAGGACTTTGAAGACTTCTTATTATTAACATGTACAAGTTGGACACTCTTTAATTCTTGATACCactataaaaaaattatttgttttcatactttatCCGACTTTCTAATTGGCAGATccttttttcttcatatactatgaagaaaaaatccgagtatggcgcgaaaacccgacaTTATCATGACGTCGCactagagacgtcgacgttgcgtaatgatcaatggaatcgtacgtttaaacgtattttatattatcaagtacaaaaaatgtagtttgaaaaattaataataagcactgatgtaactattttttaacttcatctgGGTATGAActgaattttgtttgcaaatttttgtgaaaatccgctacgcggattcacacagtttgcaaacaaattttctttcataacccgatgaagttagaaaatagttacatcaatgctttagTACATGCGAAAGTTAAAATCGTAGCATATATTTTACCACTTAGTATTTGGAACCTGAATGACAAGAACCAATACAAATAATTTTCAAGATAAATATTCAACCAATAGAATCATACCTGGTTAGCATAATGTGGCCAGGTAAATGGAAGTCTAGCGGCAGggttagagttatctcccttgttggTGAGGACGCGGAATATCGCCTCTCCTGTGGCCTGGGCGGGAAAGAAACATTCCAATATGGCGGCGACACGTTCGCTCTGTTCTGCCCATGTGATGTTCAAAGGACCGGCGTTGAATAGAAGCAATATAACTGGTGCTGTACCTATTTAAATATGTATCATATGATAAGAATCAAATTTCTTCCCATAGAATCTTAAATtctaaagaaaaataattatccGTTACTTGACAGTCTTAAAGTGTTTGACCAATCATTTCGCCTTAGTAAACATCGGTCTATGTTTTCAACTTTTCTATTTATAGTTCAAGGCTAGTATGATGTAATTTCGTAGCAATGATAATAAACTTCATCTACTGGTGATTCATGCATGCTGTGAATTTGACAGCTTTATCTTCAAGGATTATAAATCGCCATTTGGACAAAAACTGTTAGCTATGAATTTATTCAAAATCAGAGACAGATAAACACCGATAGAATAAGTGCCTGCGACTTCTTCGATACATTTCAACAGGTTCATAGTCATGGTCTGACTCTGTACAATTATCCCTAGAGAGAACAAAACAAGACGTTGTTGCATGATATGTCTCCATTAATATGAAGAGAGTCATAGTAAAATCATATCATCCTTCAAGTTTAATTGCAGCATTACCTGAGAATGCTACAGCATCCTGCAAAAGCTTCAATTGTTGTCCAGGTAGATCCATATTGCTTCTATCATTGTCCTCGCCTTCTAGTTCCTCTCCTTAACATAAAAATACGATATCAATGTTTTCACTTTcgatttttttcaatgtttcaaTATTTGTCAGGACTTAATTGCGTCAAGCAATTAGAAGTTTCTGttacaattttagtttttaaaatggCGTGTACCGTGACAAAACTAGAGTAAAATGTAATATCCAAATCgatgtacttgtacatgtatgtgatctTCGAGACAGTTAAGAATCCACATGGATGGAATATAGGTGTTTACTATTCACCACGATAAACATCTGACGTTGGCTATGTAACTGAAAAATGTAGACATTTCGACTTTAAATGTGACGCTTTAAAAGACATCGAGGATATATAAAGATTGTCTCTTTCTTCCACTGTAAGCGTTAACttaaaaaacttttctttaATCAGACTGGGTATACAATACTACAAATATGTGTTTTAATTGAAAGATGTAGGGGCGCTATATACGAGATCTCCAAATCACCTGTTCCAAGGCAGACGAATACTGCGTCGGTGTGAGCTACTGTGTCCTTGAGCTGTGTGGCGTTATAGTGCACACACTTGTTGTCTGGACAACCTTGCCCGTATTTCATCACTCTTGTTAGGCGTTCCAGGCCATTCAGAGGAGTGGTCGTGTATTGACGGCTGGCGTCAGCACTATAGGTACCAAACAACTGGTACAAATTGTCCGCCATTGGTCCCACCACCTGCAAAAATATGGTATGTACAACATTGCATCTACATTGGATGGTATAATGTAAGCACTGCGCctaaattataaccataacctaattctaataaatattaaaagaagaagaaaatacAAAGAGAACACAACCAGGAACTGCGGGGGAGCAAGCGTTCTCTTCTTTGTTGATGATACGCGTCCTACAAGGACTAGCAAGGAGCATTAGGAAATCGTGTACAAACCTAATGTGACATTCTGACGGGAAAAACTTTGATCATTTATTGATAAGATATCAAAACAAGCAGGAGAAAAGGGAGACATATACTCATTCACAAGCACGGATATATGAACATATGCTTTCAAAACAAAGGAAGAATAAAGATAATTTCTTACCGAAATAATGTTGAAAAGCTGAGTGAATGGAAGTAAGTTGTTggtatttttcaataaaacaaaggATTTCATGGCAGCCGTTAAAGCAATCTGTCTGTGGTTTGGACTCTGGATATACGACAGATCTAAGTAAGTGTATGGATTTACTGATGGCGGATCAAACTCGCCAAGTCGCATCCTAGTGTAAAATAACGGCTTCACGCTTTCACGAACAACTGCCTCAGTCAGTTTCTTGGCTTTGATAGCGTCAACTGAAACATTAAATGTGAAATGGCTTTGATCGTCTTCAtcataatatttgataataacaCAAGATTTGCAATACAAGATGATCTCAAAATGAAGTATATAGTGATATAATGAAAAACGAAATTCTATCTATTTGGCTGCGTAAATACCTTTTTCAAACATTCACATTATCTtgcatatcaaatatttaagtgGTAATAGTAGTTTTGCTGTGTTTGCATAAAAGCGTTTTGTGGTGAAAATTGATTGTATTTAACTTAATTTTGCAATTCCTTCATAAAGCATTTTGGATCAGTTGCAAATTCATCATTGAGCTAGCAGGTTCGAAACCGATTTTGCACCAAAAAGTAGCACATTCATAATATCAATGAAATCATTAAGACCTACTCATTGAGAAGTAGATGGGCTTCTGTAAGTTTGTAGACAGTTCCAGATTGCAGCCCGCATTCACACACAAAGCCACGGTGTCCACAGAGTTATTGAGGTAGTGATGATAGTCAATAATATTCTCAATGGCCGCCTGGTCACTCACCACGTAACCTTTGAACCCCCACTCCTTCCGTAATATGTCCGTCAGGAGGCGCCTATTGCCACAGGCTGGAACGCCATTTattcttttgataaaaataataatttgataatattatCTTTCATGTCACGTTTTAGTAATACACATTTGTTTCTGATGCCATTGGTTtgctttttgaaaaaaaagtgttgGGTAAATAATTTTTGTCAGTAACAACATAGCCAGTTTACAtctttaaacatatatacatgtatttgagtAATAAACAAATGGAAGCTAGGCAGTTTTTGTGGTGGATTTTTGCGCTGTAAATATAGAGTATACGAATTAATGTAATCAATTATATCATAATAGAATGGAACGAATAAAAGAATACCTATTAGTTTATAATATTGCATTACTCACCTATTAAAGCTACACATGAGGCTGTAGGTACCCGCCTCTACACACCGCCTGAAAGCGGGCAAGGAAGGTGAGTCGCCAATCACGTTCATTTACCTGGAATGAGTTATCAAGGCAGacatatttagattattttgaAATCTTATGTGATTCCGGAACGATTCGGTTTTTACTATCAATATGGTATCAAGGTCTATAAAATCAAGCAGTACTGGTCTTATCGAtaatcattttaaatgaaatttaatacatttaataTCATGGTTGAACATATCACAGCCTGTGGTGTGAATGATGCTTTCAAGGGCTACAAAGACGACACGCAAAAATAACCAAACAGTAATTCGCGAAATTTAACGACTTAACAGTAGAAAAGCGTCACTTTTCTGTGTTCTGTTTTGGATGGATGAAAGATATCCACCTTTGCATCAAATGAGAACCTTGATACGGGTATGTTTTCTGGACCGCCGTAGACGTCAAGATGTTTACATCCGGAATTAACACGTATGTAGGTCGGGTTCCGTCCCTGAAGTCCCTGTACAAAGCGTTTAGCCAGAACTCCGCTGAGGAAGGGATCTTCACCGTAGGTTTCCTGGGAAAATGAAACAGACATTTCAACATTAACTGTTTACAGAAAgatatatttgttgttgtttgataTGTTACGTATTTTAAACACAGTCACTATACTGCTTCTACACACTGCAGGAATTCGAAGGTGTAAGATGTGTTTTTAATCCCAACTTTGTCATCATCaaggtgactaaatttggaatctaatgttttctcttctttctaaacAACTTCGTTCTATTCACGGTCTTCCTTGACTTTTCAAATTAAGTTGAGTGTTGCTCATGTGAGGAAGATTTTCTATTTACTGATTGAACAATTACTTTGTCTGTTGTCAATGAAATGTGGCCAGAGCTACAGGAAGTAGCCTGCTCGGAGTCTTCGATAATATCGTTCATTGAGACAGCACTACAGACAACATTCCATCGCTGCGGATACAGATAGAGTATATATGCAGCCATCGCACATGCGTCTAATTTAGCTGGGAGGTAGTTATAAAAGTACCTTAACttttaaatacacaaaatacataaacaatCAAGATACATATTAgtttatttgaatattaatcTATTCTTCATGTCAAAACATTAACTTAATTCAATTAAGTATACCTGGTTTCGTCCCCACAAAGGGTGTCGCATGATGTTGATTACGGGACTGAAACAGCTGATCCCCTTGTGGTCCCCATATTCATGGTGTATCTGGTAGTAGTTATATTTGGCGCGGACTTCAACTGCAGTCGCTTCCGCTACATCATGTACGACGTCAGTACTTAAAAATAATAAgggaaacaaaaacaaaactgtaTACAAATGAAATCCAATTGTTGATTGTGATGTCCGCTATTGTAACATGGTAAGAATGAAAGTACTATTTATCCtaaatgcaaataaataatttatttatttattctggCTCCATGTcatgttttttatcattatcaattgACACCTTTTTTAAAGAAGCAATTGTTGAATTGAAACGAttcattgaataaaatattaacaattacGCTTTATTTACCATAAAACAAAGATGGCCTTACCAGAAGGTTGCGGCTAATCCTAATGCTTGTGGAAATGACGTTGCATTCCCAGAACTTCCGTCACCTCGGAGGCATTCCGTATTCCAACTATATGTTCCTATGCCGAGTCGATTTATTGGTGGGGCTGGCCCTCCCTTGGGCCCGGATCCACCTCTGCTCATCTGCATCATGATCTCCTCCAGTGTCAATCGTCCAACCAAATCGTCAACGCGTGTGTCCCATGGTAACGAGGTGTTCCGGAAGGGGTAGTCTGCACTGAGTGTGGAACTAACCCAAAATAGTGTCAATAAAAACACTAACGTGTATTGGTCGTTTAACTTTGATCGAAACATGACCGGATCACAACGGAGGGCGGACATCTTTAATCCAGCACGCGCCGTTCTGGTAAATTATATAGCCTAACATATGACCAACCAAGCGTGACTACAGTCAAGCATCATATGACAGCCCCAGGCACATTGTTTATCCCGTCACAGGACACAAATAACTTTATTTGATGGATAGTCTATCAGTAAAGCACAAGTTTAACTCACATTGTGCATTTTctaagaaatataaataattatgtttatgaaaagaaaatttattgttattatatatgCATAATCTTGTACGTAAATGTATTTGTCTTGTACGTAGCGTTTAAGGTTTATGAATCTAACACTATGCTTAGTGATAAGCCCTCAAATGGTTGTCAATTGATGTAACATCCTTGATGAAAGTGATGTTATAATAGTATTGTCTAAATATTGTGAACCGCATTATTTTCTCGTATACAATGTTTCGTGTCCTTATCATTTCCgacatattttcaaatacataatTGTGAACAGGGGTTCTTACTAAAAATCGTTTTTACAATTCTTTCGAATTTGCGTCAGACCTTTCTCACGAAAGTATGCGAAAATATGTACCTCTCGAAAATGAAGTGTTTTATAGTAATGACTTTAACAAGTATTCTCATAAATACATAAGAATCCAAATTAAACGTGAGACTAGGTTTGGATTTATATTTTTCGTTGTACACATTCTTATACAATCCATAATGGATAGCTTAACTCGGGATAACACAAATACATActggtgacaatttctagttgtTTTTTATCTTTATCCATGAGCATCCTTcaacatatatttgttttgtacaatcTAACAAATTAGATTTTCTAGGAATTTAAGGTAATGCGTTATTTGAAAGAGTATTTTCTCTTCAGATAAGTTCAGAAAGACATTCTGCAAAGTGTCCAATAAAGAAAATGTAGCCCATTTTTATAAagtgtttttgttcatattctttCTTATTAGAATAATGccattgtttgtttatattccCTTGTGTATTGCGTATATCAGTATTCAAACGATAATACACTCAGTCGgttaaacaacatattttaatttaacaaaaacatcGAAAAATATAGATTACATAAAATCAATTCCATGATAAGTCGATGTGTGAGTTAATGTAACTTTAATGTAATGAATAAATGaacaaagtgtttttatttcaacaaaatgatAGTAAATGATATTCGTTTTATCAAATTAGGCATAGGTATGGTGTTCAATAAAGCAAATGCTATctaaatttattatcattttttttaatttaattgtataCTTATAACATTAACACAATGCGTATATTTTCTCAATTACAAATCTTAAACAGAGTTGTTGTCTTACAGAGTGACTTATTAAGGAAATAAATCTTTTTTTGTTAAAGAAAAGATACCGCTCCAGTAATTTCAAATTCTCGTATAAGAATATTGGAAGGTACGGTCATCGTTTGATTAGGTAGTTGTCCACCAATATAGATCCTCATATTGCCTGGATAATGAGAAAATAAAGAATCCATAGATAAAGAATACCCCTCCATTACAACGACAGATTAGTAACAGTTACATGCATATTTAacgatgattttattttaaaagagtATAGTATATAAATCTATGTAATTGCGTTTGAAGTCAAATATGTTAATTTTCTCCATAAGGCATTCTTTTTCAAGGAATCTTTTTCTCATGACATACcctttcaatttcaaaatagacATTTCTTCGAATAAATATCAtcatcaaaatattatttcttgATGATTCGTTCACTGCAAAATAGGCGAGAATTTTATTTGAGTTTTGGTACAAAGGTTAATAATTACCTGGTTCTATAGTAAATTTTTTGCCTGTCCATACCGCCATGTCTCTCGGCTCTATCTCCAGTTTACACGTAACACTATCATTAACCTTTATGAATACTCTTTCAAATGCCACCAGCTGAATTTTGggcattttcatttttgtcgTAATCCATTCTAAATATGCCTGAATCACCTACAAGCAAGACAATGgaatatatttagaaatatctAAAACTCGTATGACTTTagatatattatttacatatatatatttattattttatacattgtagtagCCATTCCTTACACAACCAAACGCTCATCTCTAAGTCAAAGTGAGGCGCCAATTTAGATGTttggaagaagaaaaaatgataCATCATTCATGGAAACAACAAtatcagaaagttatgaagtaTACATTTTGTCCATTGGGCTTCCATTAATGCAATAAAAATCCCTGCTAACGTAAATTTTGGTGAGTGTATGGCAAATATTTTGACAAAGTATTAATTATTCTTTCACTTGTGTAATGCATTTCGGTATAAAAGTACCTCCAAACAAAAgttgtaagttttttttttcttattgataaaatcaTTTGAGTGTTTTCTTGGAAATGATGTTTAAAGTTTCCAAAATTAGGACATTTTTTTAAGAAAGGGAAGCTAAACCGTTACCTCGTCTCCATCATAGGGTCCACTGTTGCCGACCTTCACATCAACTCCTACAGGATGGCCAGCTTGAATTCGAGGCGGCAACGTAGCTTCTAAATAATGAAATCTGGAATACGATAGGCCATATCCAAAAGGAAAAAGTGGATCTCCAGAGAAATAGCGGTAGGTCCGTCCTTCCATTGTATAGTTAGTTATAGGAGGAACCTGTAACGATGATTTAAGTGCTGAACGTCGTTACATATTGTAggcttaaaatgtggaaaacagcatcaatgtataatatttacatttgattccCTAGATGGCTGAGACAATGGTAAGATTAATGGATAAACATGGTCACGTGTAGATATCACATGATGTCAGGTAGTCAAATATCTTTTCATATCGTATGTAAAACTAGTGGAACAGTCCAGCCATTTGTTATATAACCAATTcggatttaatatttttctttgtattgtgtttaattttgatatgcATATAGGGTATTTACATGTACCTGATTCGCATAGTGTGGCCATGTAAATGGAAGTCTGGCGGCAGggttagagttatctcccttgttggTGAGGACGCGGAATATCGCCTCTCCTGTGGCCTGGGCGGGAAAGAAACATTCCAATATGGCGGCGACACGATCGTTCTGTTCTGCCCAGGTGATGTTCAAAGGACCGGTGTTGAATAGAAGCAATATAACTGGTGCAGTGCCTGCAGTGTTTGGTAGATGTGTTGAATATTAGTATCGTGCATtggaaattaaaaattgtgacaAAATAGATGGATGCAATCAGTAAGATTTTCTATGAGTGTGTATGTAAAAAAGCAATGAGTCTTTAGAACAAACATTCAATGTAGTATTAATTCGTTAGTCAGCAAAGGATACTGTCTCAGTACTAATGTGGTTGttccatattttaaaattaaagtaGTAATGAACTTGATTGCTCCGAACCTAGTTCCCGGAAAATATAATCTTAACAATAAGTGATATTCAAATATGTCTCTTCAATATCAGAACATTTTGTCGAGTCATTCAAACAAACAGCGGGCAAATTTTGCTCTAATTTTTCACCAGTCAATCTAATTCTTCTTGAACACTAAAACACTTTTTTACTTTCTCTCTACCTGAAAACTGAACAGCATCCTTCAGAAGTTGCAGTTGCTGGCCTGGTAAATCCATACTACTTCGGTCATTGCCTTCAGCTTCAAGTTCCTGACCTAGAATATGAAATGGAAACAATGACAATCTTTAACCACTTCACTTCGAAAACAAATTTCAAACAGACGAATAAAATTTTGGATAAGCATTGTATATTATGGTATATGATACTTAACGCATGGGGCCGACATATCaacacaagccctccacctctaggtcgtgagttcgaatcccTTGTGGGGAAGTTGCCAGTTATTGACCGCtaaccggtggtttttctccggatactccatcaacaaacctggtacgtccttaaatgaccctggcttttaataggacgttaaactgataaaaccaaacttaTCGCATAATGAGCTATACTTTAATATCCCGAaggtatatgttatatatgtttgataGCAACCGAGGTATGATAGAAATCATTAATATTGTTATAGACTTTTTCACCCGACCAATATGTGTCAAATCTCACCTGTGCCGAGACAGACGAACACGGCTTCGGTATTCGCTACAGCGACCTTGACCTGTGTGACGTTGTAGTGTTCACACCTGTTGTCATGGCAACCTTGTGCGTATTCTGTTGAACTTGACAAACGTTTTAGTCCATCCAGAGGCGTTGTAGTGTATTGACTACTGACACCGGGAGTGTAATCACCAAATAGCTCGTAAATGTTGTTTGCCATCGGTCCAACCACCTGTAACATCAAATAACGGCAACATAGGTGACGAACGATGACCCAATTTATTACACACGATGTTTTTCATTCAATAGTCGGTTAAATCACTCGTTCATCtttcattcaatattttttagAGATTCGTATGCGTTTCATTTAACCATGCCAGTTTTTATTTAGTATCATAACAAATAAGGCGAGAATCGAACTCTCGTCAGTTGGATTGCTTATTCGAAATGATGGTGTTTTGTAGTTTTAAATACAAACAAGTACATAACAAAGTAATACACTGaatccattttttttcaattttaagaatTAATTCAACATTAATTTTGATCACATTTTCTTTACTTTCTACAACGACCAACACTATTCTTTTGTTATAAAGGTACAAAAGATTAGTAGTCTGGTCAATAAAACACAAAggaacaattttatttatttgcaagaaaataataaagacTTACTGATGTTTTCTGAAACATTCTTTGAAATGGCAGTAAATTGTTGACATTCttcaacaaaacaaaagacTTCATGGCAGCTTTTAATGACAAAGCTCTGTGATCATTACTTTGAATGTTGGAGAGATTCAGGAAGTTGTACGGGTTTTTGTTATCGGGGTCAAACTCGCCGAGGCGCATTCTAGTGTAGAACAATGGTTTCACGCTTGAACGAATAACATCCTCCTTCAGTTTTCCAGATTGCATGGCTTCAACtgtaaacatgaaaataaacgCTTTCTATATCGATTTTATGGATAGCCAAAGATACAAGAACAACTACATTAATATATTCAGTCTGTAAAACCGTACGTCagtattttttctaatttactATACAATTCAACGTATATATTAGTGGTGTTCCGATTAATCGAGTTGGCCTATCGTTGGTTGAGGTGTTTGATCAATTAATCGAGTAAGAAATCTGTAATCTAGTTTGTCGGAATTTTCCGACACCATGATAAACGGAGGAAAAGTTAACTGATCATTAAAACATgccaaaaaaaatcatagagACCTTGTTTAAAATAATTCCCTTGTGTGTGGTTGCCACTCATATAAGTTCAAATTTTAAGCGTCTAGACGAATTGAGAGCACTACGTAGTAATATCAACATTCAGATGAGCATGATTTGTGAAGAAAAACATGCCAGCACAGAGAGGCCTCGCGATCGTAAGCCTTTGAGGTAAATTTTTATATGAGACTTGTTTAAACATCAAGGAAAAATAATCGATTTTAATCCGATTATTGATTGGTTAAAATAAAACTGATGATCACCATGAAATTTCAACCGATTCCCGATAATACTATATATGCTTCTTGTGTAGATTACATTCCTTTTTGACATCTTGGGTCTACTTCCAATATTAACAAGGGGTCCCAgaaggatcttggcgcccaccaaagaatgatctatgtctgacaatggaaagagagacctttcc
The nucleotide sequence above comes from Argopecten irradians isolate NY chromosome 1, Ai_NY, whole genome shotgun sequence. Encoded proteins:
- the LOC138325000 gene encoding uncharacterized protein translates to MNLDRVQFPLQSLWTITLNVVYILSSHNAEAYYPFRNTSLAWNTRVDDLVGRLTAKEIMFQMSKGGSGPNAGPAPPIPRLGIGPYSWDTECLRGDVYAGNATSFPQALGLAATFSTQILHEVAEATGIEVRAKYNDYKKRHQYGTHKGASCFSPVINIMRHPLWGRNQETYGEDPYLSGVLAAQFVKGLQGRHPRYIRASAGCKHFDAHGGPDNIPVSRFSFNAQVTERDLRLTFLPAFRRCVEAGTYSLMCSYNRLNGVPACGNKRLLTDILRKEWGFKGYVVSDEEAIENIIHFHHYLNNSVDTVALCMNAGCNLELSENEAQPVYNSMIEAMQSGKLKEDVIRSSVKPLFYTRMRLGEFDPDNKNPYNFLNLSNIQSNDHRALSLKAAMKSFVLLKNVNNLLPFQRMFQKTSVVGPMANNIYELFGDYTPGVSSQYTTTPLDGLKRLSSSTEYAQGCHDNRCEHYNVTQVKVAVANTEAVFVCLGTGQELEAEGNDRSSMDLPGQQLQLLKDAVQFSGTAPVILLLFNTGPLNITWAEQNDRVAAILECFFPAQATGEAIFRVLTNKGDNSNPAARLPFTWPHYANQVPPITNYTMEGRTYRYFSGDPLFPFGYGLSYSRFHYLEATLPPRIQAGHPVGVDVKVGNSGPYDGDEVIQAYLEWITTKMKMPKIQLVAFERVFIKVNDSVTCKLEIEPRDMAVWTGKKFTIEPGNMRIYIGGQLPNQTMTVPSNILIREFEITGAVSFL